A single window of Pseudomonas lijiangensis DNA harbors:
- a CDS encoding bile acid:sodium symporter family protein: MQALKHLKRVVTDWFLCGMVLATVLAYFFPHFGATGGGMHAEYVINIGVFVVFFLHGVNLSSEQIRNGLKNWRLHIMIQAFTFVVFPVLWLVSNKLLSAYVPALLMLGFFYLCALPSTISSSVALTGSAKGNVPAAILNASLSSVLGIFITPWLVSLVVGTGSGGIDLGSTLLDLCGMLLLPLVIGQLVRPLVGKFFARHKKYTNLIDKIVILLLVYAAFCNSMISGMWQAQGSSVILTAFIGTAVLLAVILFMTTRTARALKFDHGDRVAAVFCATKKSLAAGAPMAALIFGANPGLGLILLPIMIYHPMQLIVCSVMAENYANRHNQQLSAEALEEARAA, translated from the coding sequence ATGCAAGCACTCAAACACCTCAAGCGCGTCGTGACCGACTGGTTCCTCTGCGGAATGGTCCTGGCGACGGTTCTGGCCTACTTCTTCCCGCACTTCGGCGCCACGGGCGGCGGCATGCATGCCGAATACGTCATCAATATCGGCGTGTTCGTGGTGTTCTTCCTGCATGGCGTCAACCTGTCCAGCGAGCAGATCAGGAACGGCCTCAAGAACTGGCGCCTGCACATCATGATCCAGGCCTTCACCTTTGTGGTGTTCCCGGTTCTCTGGCTGGTCAGCAACAAGCTGCTGAGCGCCTATGTCCCTGCCCTGCTGATGCTGGGTTTCTTCTACCTGTGCGCACTGCCCTCCACCATTTCTTCATCGGTCGCCCTGACCGGCAGCGCAAAAGGCAACGTGCCTGCGGCGATTCTCAATGCCAGCCTGTCCAGCGTACTGGGGATTTTCATCACCCCTTGGCTGGTCAGCCTGGTGGTGGGCACCGGTTCCGGCGGGATTGATCTGGGTTCGACACTGCTGGACCTGTGCGGCATGTTGCTGCTGCCTTTGGTCATCGGCCAGTTGGTGCGCCCGCTGGTAGGCAAGTTCTTTGCCCGGCACAAGAAGTACACCAACCTGATCGACAAGATCGTGATCCTGTTGCTGGTCTATGCGGCGTTCTGCAACTCGATGATTTCGGGCATGTGGCAAGCCCAGGGCAGCAGTGTGATTCTGACCGCCTTTATCGGCACCGCCGTGCTGTTGGCCGTGATCCTGTTCATGACGACCCGCACCGCCCGCGCCCTGAAGTTCGATCATGGCGACCGCGTCGCAGCCGTGTTCTGCGCCACCAAGAAATCCCTGGCCGCCGGAGCGCCCATGGCCGCCTTGATCTTCGGTGCCAATCCGGGCCTGGGCCTGATCCTGCTGCCGATCATGATCTACCACCCCATGCAGTTGATCGTCTGCTCGGTCATGGCCGAGAACTACGCCAACCGCCACAACCAGCAACTGTCCGCCGAAGCCCTGGAAGAAGCACGGGCAGCATGA